Proteins found in one Gloeocapsa sp. DLM2.Bin57 genomic segment:
- a CDS encoding allophycocyanin, with translation MYKSLARLSVETDGRYATDSELQFIEDYLASVEKRISTYEKVRDAEPKIIDKVEKQKQEINPELFKLNGRDITGICRRDMIDILRCSAGAMLLNEMDYLRDNMLIWYRTIVRAYQYDRHDDTIYKLLENNTKAHLTPDEAKFMIPVLQLDHTLLS, from the coding sequence ATGTATAAGTCATTAGCTCGTTTGAGTGTAGAAACAGATGGACGTTACGCTACAGACTCAGAATTACAGTTTATCGAAGATTATTTAGCATCTGTAGAAAAACGGATTAGCACTTATGAGAAAGTCCGTGATGCTGAACCCAAAATTATCGATAAAGTCGAAAAACAAAAACAGGAAATAAACCCCGAGTTGTTTAAACTCAACGGGAGAGATATCACAGGAATCTGTCGCCGTGACATGATTGATATCTTACGTTGTTCAGCAGGAGCAATGTTACTCAATGAGATGGATTATCTACGGGATAATATGTTGATTTGGTATCGTACTATCGTACGGGCTTATCAATACGATCGCCACGACGACACCATCTATAAACTCCTGGAAAACAACACCAAAGCTCATCTCACCCCAGATGAAGCTAAATTCATGATTCCTGTTTTACAACTTGACCATACTTTACTTAGTTAG
- a CDS encoding tetratricopeptide repeat protein, whose protein sequence is MSEQKHWLDFAEIGSAAVSIGGAIATIVGQPIFYATVPLSVSVTLNLLNRKRLLNEMLSSHQQDVATLQHSLTTTEATLNGNLENLNANIGLQIKDLERISGDNRQQLQADLTLKEQNLRESLQNLEHEHNQVAKIVAELQQIENLSQGIRNNPDHADFYYRRGLSHQHLGDKQGAIADYSKAIEINRDHAGAHHQRGILSAELGDRRQGVDDLRRAAKLYFEQGDIDSYQQARDLSKEFYEIHNPVTEQAFEKINLANFLS, encoded by the coding sequence ATGTCAGAACAAAAACATTGGCTAGATTTTGCTGAGATTGGTAGTGCTGCAGTTTCCATCGGAGGAGCGATCGCTACTATAGTAGGACAACCTATATTTTATGCTACCGTTCCCCTTTCTGTTTCGGTAACCCTAAATCTCTTAAATCGTAAACGTCTGTTAAATGAGATGTTAAGCAGTCACCAGCAAGACGTCGCTACTCTCCAACATTCCTTGACAACTACTGAAGCAACTCTTAACGGCAATTTAGAGAACCTTAATGCTAACATTGGCTTGCAAATAAAAGACCTTGAGCGTATTTCTGGTGATAACCGTCAACAACTCCAAGCAGATTTAACCCTTAAAGAGCAAAATTTACGAGAATCACTGCAAAACTTAGAACATGAACACAATCAAGTCGCTAAAATAGTCGCAGAGTTACAACAGATTGAAAATCTCTCTCAAGGAATTCGCAATAATCCTGATCACGCAGATTTCTACTATCGTCGTGGTTTAAGTCATCAACATCTCGGAGACAAACAAGGAGCGATCGCCGATTATAGCAAAGCTATAGAAATAAATCGAGATCATGCGGGTGCTCATCATCAACGTGGTATCCTCAGCGCTGAATTAGGAGATAGAAGACAAGGTGTAGATGATTTACGACGCGCCGCTAAACTCTATTTTGAGCAAGGAGATATCGATAGTTATCAACAAGCTAGAGATTTAAGTAAGGAATTTTACGAAATTCATAACCCAGTTACAGAGCAAGCTTTTGAGAAAATTAACCTAGCTAATTTCTTGTCTTAA
- a CDS encoding TVP38/TMEM64 family protein, with product MLQQTLEWLQNLGFWAPIIFILIYIIATVFLISGAILTLGAGAIFGLLEGLIYVSLASTLGAAIAFLIGRYLARGWVSKQIDQKPKFKAIDSAVAQQGWKIVGLTRLSPLFPFVFLNYAFSITKVSLRDYVLASWLGMLPGTVMYVYIGSLAKDLASLGTTTAETDNLVWILRIIGFIATVAVTIYITRIAKQALDSQIDQVE from the coding sequence ATGCTGCAACAAACTTTAGAATGGTTACAAAATCTTGGTTTTTGGGCGCCAATTATTTTTATCTTGATTTATATTATTGCTACAGTTTTCCTAATTTCTGGGGCAATTTTAACCCTAGGGGCTGGGGCGATTTTTGGATTACTTGAAGGTTTAATCTATGTTTCTCTAGCTTCTACATTAGGAGCAGCGATCGCTTTCTTAATTGGACGTTATTTAGCGAGGGGATGGGTAAGTAAACAAATCGATCAAAAACCCAAATTTAAAGCTATTGATAGCGCTGTAGCCCAACAGGGGTGGAAAATAGTCGGTTTAACGCGACTTTCTCCTCTTTTTCCCTTTGTTTTCTTAAATTATGCCTTTAGCATTACTAAAGTTTCTTTGAGAGATTATGTGTTAGCCTCTTGGTTAGGCATGTTACCAGGAACGGTAATGTATGTTTATATAGGTTCTCTAGCCAAAGATTTAGCTAGTTTAGGCACAACAACCGCTGAAACTGACAATTTAGTCTGGATTCTACGTATAATTGGCTTTATTGCTACGGTTGCGGTGACTATATACATTACCCGTATCGCTAAACAAGCTTTAGATAGTCAAATCGATCAAGTTGAATAA
- a CDS encoding G-D-S-L family lipolytic protein — translation MKKNYLIPSLLSLGIFLPSSAIAATFSSIYGFGDSLSDRGNINQLVSEATGGNQTFPPSPPYAEGRFSNGPIWGELLAQRLNIPLIDLAFGGATTGSENTLDTTLPGLPLLGLQQQIANFALNNPTADPTALYTIWMGANDYLPTNSIGFSPYSTDTIPLRNIENAVNTLVGLGAKEIMILNLPNLGEVPLTNASLDGNCPVNNQFDADCLNNLTRSHNQGLSSLFSSLPVDVNIIQVDVNTLLNNIITNPAQFGLTNVTEGCLDLNFIPCDNPEQYLFWDSTHPTTRVHELIANQALESLVIPEANTIAGSIALGLIGVGWFVKNKSQ, via the coding sequence ATGAAAAAAAACTATTTAATCCCTTCTCTTCTCAGTTTAGGTATTTTCTTACCTTCCTCTGCAATAGCGGCTACTTTTTCAAGTATTTATGGATTTGGGGATAGTTTATCAGACAGAGGTAATATTAACCAATTAGTATCAGAAGCAACAGGAGGGAATCAGACTTTTCCTCCCTCTCCTCCCTACGCTGAAGGACGATTTTCTAATGGACCGATTTGGGGAGAATTATTAGCACAACGTTTAAATATTCCGCTAATTGATTTGGCGTTTGGAGGTGCTACTACGGGATCAGAAAATACCCTTGATACAACATTACCAGGACTACCGTTATTAGGTTTACAACAACAAATTGCTAATTTTGCCCTTAATAATCCTACTGCTGATCCTACAGCACTTTATACGATTTGGATGGGTGCCAATGATTATTTACCAACAAATAGTATTGGCTTTTCTCCCTATAGTACAGATACTATTCCCTTAAGGAATATAGAAAATGCTGTTAATACTTTAGTGGGACTTGGTGCTAAGGAAATCATGATTCTTAATTTACCAAATTTAGGAGAAGTTCCCTTAACTAATGCTTCTTTAGATGGTAATTGTCCAGTTAATAATCAATTTGATGCGGATTGTTTAAATAATTTAACTAGGTCTCATAATCAGGGGTTATCTAGTTTGTTTTCGTCTTTACCTGTTGATGTTAATATTATTCAAGTTGATGTCAATACTTTACTTAATAATATTATTACTAACCCTGCACAATTTGGGTTAACTAATGTGACAGAGGGATGTTTAGACCTAAATTTTATTCCTTGTGATAATCCTGAGCAATATTTATTTTGGGATAGTACTCATCCTACCACTAGAGTACATGAATTGATCGCCAATCAAGCTTTGGAAAGCTTAGTAATTCCTGAAGCAAATACCATAGCTGGATCGATCGCCCTTGGATTAATTGGGGTGGGTTGGTTTGTCAAAAATAAGTCTCAATAA
- a CDS encoding photosystem I reaction center subunit IX, which produces MKDLTAFFSTAPVLITALLVFTAGLLIEFNRFFPDLLFHPLQ; this is translated from the coding sequence ATGAAAGATTTAACCGCTTTTTTTTCAACTGCACCGGTTTTGATTACTGCACTCTTAGTTTTTACCGCAGGTCTTTTGATTGAGTTCAATCGTTTTTTTCCTGATTTACTATTTCATCCTCTCCAATAG
- a CDS encoding Photosystem I reaction center subunit III translates to MRRFFALVLALLLCFNFAPSASADDSVAGLVPCSESPAYQQRAQSFRNTTADPESGRKRAERYAQALCGPEGLPHLIVDGRFNHAGDFLIPSVLFLYIAGWIGWVGRAYLITVRADKNSEEKEIIIDVPLAIGKMLTGFAWPLAALKELTSGELTAPDNEIPISPR, encoded by the coding sequence ATGAGACGATTTTTCGCTTTAGTTCTAGCTTTATTGCTTTGCTTTAATTTTGCTCCCTCAGCTTCTGCTGATGATTCAGTAGCAGGATTAGTTCCCTGTAGTGAGTCCCCCGCTTATCAACAGCGCGCTCAATCCTTCCGTAACACGACCGCTGATCCTGAGTCTGGACGTAAACGCGCCGAACGCTACGCTCAAGCTCTTTGTGGTCCTGAAGGATTACCCCATCTTATCGTTGATGGTCGTTTTAACCACGCAGGAGACTTTCTCATTCCTAGCGTTCTCTTCCTGTATATCGCAGGTTGGATCGGTTGGGTAGGTCGTGCTTATTTAATCACAGTTCGAGCTGATAAAAATTCCGAAGAAAAAGAAATCATCATTGATGTACCTTTAGCTATCGGTAAAATGCTCACAGGTTTTGCTTGGCCCTTGGCTGCACTAAAAGAGTTAACATCAGGTGAACTAACTGCTCCTGATAATGAAATACCCATTTCTCCTCGCTAA